The stretch of DNA CGCCGGCAAGGCCGTCATCGTGATCTCCTCCGAACTGCCGGAACTCATCGGCATCTGCGACCGCATCTACACCGTAAGTTACGGCGTCGTCACCGACAACGTCGAGAAGAATGGATTCACTCAGGAATACTTGATGAAGGGAATGACCAAGGAAAGGAAGGTGGACGCCCGATGAGCGCCACAACCGCAACATCTGCACAGAAGAAAGAGAAGGTCAGCCTGCTGGCCACCATCGGCAACAATGCCCGCCAATACGGCATCGTCGGCGCGTTGCTCGTGATCGTCATCGCCTTCGAGATCCTCACCGGAGGTGTGCTGCTCAAGCCGAACAGCTTCGTGTCGCTGATCCAGCAGAACGCCTATGTGATTATCCTCGCCATCGGCATGGTGATGGTCATCATCGCCACCCACATCGACTTGTCTGTCGGTTCGCTAGTCGCCTTCATCGGCGGCGTCTGTGCCCTGCTGATGGAGCGCGCAGGTATGAACTGGACTCTCGCCATCCTCCTCTCCCTCGTCGTCGGCCTCATCGTTGGCGTCTGGCAGGGATTCTGGGTGGCCTACGTGGGCATCCCGGGCTTCATCACCACCTTGGCTGGCATGTTGATGTTCCGAGGGCTCGCCACCGTGATCGTTGGCGAATCCGTGCCGATCACCTCCAATGCCTTCCGTGGCATCGCCCGTGACTATCTGCCGAATATCCTGGGTTTCTGGGGGCCGTTCGATGGCCTGACCCTTGTCGTCGGCGTGCTGTGCATCGTCGGCTACGCTTTCTCCCAGCTGCGCAAGCGCAAGCGCGTCGAGAAGGTCGGCCTGGTGCCTGAACCGATGAACCTGACTATCCTCAAGATCGTCCTCACGGCCGTGGTCATTGCGTTCGTCACCTATCTGCTGGCCTCTTCGGGCAACGCGGAACAGGGCGGCATCCCGATTATGCTCGTCATCGTCGGCGTGCTCGTGCTCGTCTACAACTTCATCCTGACCCGGACCGTGTTCGGTCGTCACGTCTACGCCGTCGGCGGCAACCGCAAGGCAGCCATCCTCTCCGGTATCAACACCAAGCGCGTCGACTTCCTGCTGTTCGTCCATATGGGCTTCCTCTCCGCCGTCGCCGCGGTCTGCATGCTGTCCCGTCTGGCTTCCGCGACTGCACAGGCCGGCATGGAGTTCGAAATGGACGCCATCGCCGCCTGCTTCATCGGCGGTACGGCCGTCACCGGCGGTATCGGCACGATTCCGGGGGCGGTGGTCGGCGCATTCGTGATGGGCGTCATCAACCAGGGTCTGTCGATCATGGGCGTGGACACCGCCGTGGTGAAGACCATCAAGGGCCTTGTGCTCCTGCTGGCCGTCGCCGTGGATATCATGTCCAAGCGCAGGAAGAGCTGATCCGTTCCGAATCCCCTCCGGCGGATGGGGTCGGCATCGCGGCGATGCCGACCCCATCCGCCCGTCCCATGCTCATTGTCGAAAGAAAAGGAGTCCTCATGCGACTGAATACGCATTCCACCGCCCGTCTCTATGCGCTAACCTGCCTCGCCTGCGTGATCTGGCTCGCCCAGTCGCTGATGCAGGCACAGGCCGACGGCTCGTTGCTCGACTGGTCTACCATCGTTTTCTCGCTGTGTCTGCTCGTCGTGATCGGCTGGTGCGCCCGTTGCGCCGTCGTTGGCTGGAACACGAAGGACGGCGATCAGGCATCGACGTCCCACGATGTGGGGACCTCGATGGAGCATCGTCGATGACATGTCTGTCGTGAAACGCGGAGGCGGTCGCAGATCGACCGAAATCGCGTCTGAACGGGGCATGGCGTGTACATTAACTAGATATGAACTCAATGAACGCTTTCCATCCATCGGCCATGGATCTGATCCGCACCGGGCTGCAGAACCTCGACGACGCACGCGCGAACCTCGGCCGGCTCAAAGCCGACGGCGTGTCCGACGAACGGCTGGTTGGTATGCTCAAGGCTCTGTCCAAGGCGTGCGACCCAGACTGCGCGCTTTCCAACTTCGTCGACATCACCAACGCGATGCAAAGCCAGGGGCGCGACTTCGACGCCATGGTGCCCGACGAGGCGGCGCTCGTACGGCTCATCACCGTGCTCGGTGTATCCGATGAAATGGGCAAGCTCATGCGATTCCGTCCCGAACTCGTGGAGGCCGCGGCCAATGACGCCTGCGAAAGCCATCTTTACAATCACGAACAGCGCAGAGCGCATGTGCTCAAATCGGTAGGGGCCGATCCCAATGACCATGCCATGCCGACCGCAAATCTGCCACTTGCCGAAGCTGCGACGGCGCTGCGTAAAACCTATCGCAAACAACTCGCCGCAATCATGACGCAAGACGCCACGGCAAACGATCCCACCGAAATCCAACCGCGTATCAGTACCGAGCTTTCCGACCTTGCGGACGCGGCGCTTGAAGGCGCGCTCGCCATCGCACGCCATGAAGTGGACGGCAGCGAACATGTGCGTTTCGCCATCATCGGCATGGGCAAACTGGGCGCACAAGAGCTCAACTATGTATCCGACGTGGACCTGATCTACGTGGTGGAACCCGCCGACGCAGACACCAACGGCATGACGCTCAGCCGAGTCGGCACCAAAATGGCGACCACCCTGCAACGTGTATGCCAATCCGTCATTATGGGCGTCGCCGAACCGACGCTTTGGCAGATCGACGGCGGACTGCGTCCCGAAGGCAAGGATGGACCACTGGTACGCCGGCTCGAATCCCATGAAGCCTATTATGAGCAATGGGCGGAAAACTGGGAATTCCAAGCCCTGCTCAAAGCGCGCCCGGTAGCTGGCGATTCTGACCTCGGCCAGGCGTATATGAGCATGACCCGACCGTTCGTCTGGACCGCATCCAAACGAGACAACTTCGTCTACGACTGCCAGCAGATGCGCAAACGTGTCGAAGATCTTATTCCCAACCCGCTGAAAGACCGTGAAATCAAACTCGGCAGGGGAGGCCTGCGCGACGTCGAATTCA from Bifidobacterium catenulatum PV20-2 encodes:
- the mmsB gene encoding multiple monosaccharide ABC transporter permease: MSATTATSAQKKEKVSLLATIGNNARQYGIVGALLVIVIAFEILTGGVLLKPNSFVSLIQQNAYVIILAIGMVMVIIATHIDLSVGSLVAFIGGVCALLMERAGMNWTLAILLSLVVGLIVGVWQGFWVAYVGIPGFITTLAGMLMFRGLATVIVGESVPITSNAFRGIARDYLPNILGFWGPFDGLTLVVGVLCIVGYAFSQLRKRKRVEKVGLVPEPMNLTILKIVLTAVVIAFVTYLLASSGNAEQGGIPIMLVIVGVLVLVYNFILTRTVFGRHVYAVGGNRKAAILSGINTKRVDFLLFVHMGFLSAVAAVCMLSRLASATAQAGMEFEMDAIAACFIGGTAVTGGIGTIPGAVVGAFVMGVINQGLSIMGVDTAVVKTIKGLVLLLAVAVDIMSKRRKS